One Actinoplanes missouriensis 431 DNA segment encodes these proteins:
- a CDS encoding lamin tail domain-containing protein: MLRRLATLAVTATLGVAGFAAPAQAATLTWTGTVDWVADGDTLRVDLHGDGTSALKSIRLIGIQAMEQTKYSPTPAKRRGECHALAATARVEQMVKAGGNKVRLTALKASSKSGERPLRSAAVKINGRWQDIGQDLVRRGLALWLPFAGEWTWDERYLAAAKAAAKEHRGLYDTDSCGAGPAASLSLTVDPDPAGSDAANLNGEYFLLKNQGRTAVSVAGWWVRDSAYRRYTFAKGTRIPAGGTLTVHVGKGTNTATDKYWGLSGPIFTNVDPANHGYGDGGYLFDPQGDLRAWQIYP; this comes from the coding sequence ATGCTGCGTCGCCTAGCCACCCTCGCCGTGACCGCCACCCTCGGTGTCGCCGGGTTCGCCGCCCCCGCGCAGGCAGCCACCCTCACCTGGACCGGCACGGTCGACTGGGTCGCCGACGGCGACACCCTCCGGGTCGACCTGCACGGCGACGGCACCAGCGCGCTGAAGTCGATCCGGCTGATCGGGATTCAGGCGATGGAGCAGACCAAGTACTCGCCGACGCCGGCGAAGCGGCGCGGCGAGTGTCACGCGCTGGCCGCGACGGCGCGGGTCGAGCAGATGGTCAAGGCCGGTGGCAACAAGGTGCGCCTGACCGCTTTGAAGGCGTCCAGCAAGAGCGGCGAGCGTCCGCTCCGCTCCGCCGCCGTGAAGATCAACGGTAGGTGGCAGGACATCGGGCAGGATCTGGTACGCCGGGGCCTCGCCCTCTGGCTGCCGTTCGCCGGCGAGTGGACCTGGGACGAACGCTACCTGGCCGCGGCGAAGGCGGCCGCCAAGGAGCACCGCGGCCTCTACGACACGGACAGCTGTGGTGCCGGGCCGGCCGCTTCACTGTCGCTGACGGTTGACCCGGATCCCGCCGGTTCCGACGCGGCGAACCTCAACGGCGAATACTTTCTCCTGAAAAATCAGGGCAGAACCGCCGTGAGCGTGGCCGGCTGGTGGGTGCGCGACTCCGCCTACCGCCGCTACACGTTCGCGAAGGGCACCAGGATCCCGGCCGGCGGCACGCTCACGGTGCACGTCGGCAAGGGCACGAACACCGCCACCGACAAGTACTGGGGCCTCAGCGGACCGATCTTCACGAACGTCGACCCGGCCAACCACGGCTACGGCGACGGCGGCTACCTCTTCGACCCGCAGGGTGACCTGCGCGCGTGGCAGATCTACCCCTGA